One Desulfatiglans sp. genomic region harbors:
- a CDS encoding DUF1801 domain-containing protein, whose amino-acid sequence MAKYNTIDEYINAQAHPQAELLQEMRKAILDAVPDAEETINYGLPAFSLVKNGKSNEQIMIGAFKNHVAIYPHPTTIVKFEKELSKFKQGKGSIQFPLDKPIPNKLIEKMVKYRKKLIQSELKQ is encoded by the coding sequence ATGGCGAAGTACAATACGATTGACGAATACATTAACGCACAAGCACATCCGCAAGCGGAATTATTACAAGAGATGAGGAAAGCAATTTTAGATGCGGTACCAGATGCGGAAGAAACCATTAACTATGGCTTACCGGCATTCAGTCTTGTTAAGAATGGTAAAAGTAATGAGCAAATCATGATTGGGGCATTTAAAAATCACGTTGCAATTTACCCGCATCCGACAACAATCGTGAAATTTGAGAAAGAGCTTTCCAAATTCAAACAGGGTAAAGGATCAATACAATTTCCTTTAGATAAACCGATTCCAAACAAGCTGATTGAGAAAATGGTGAAGTACAGGAAAAAGCTAATTCAAAGCGAATTAAAGCAATGA